In the genome of Candoia aspera isolate rCanAsp1 chromosome 1, rCanAsp1.hap2, whole genome shotgun sequence, one region contains:
- the ARHGEF18 gene encoding rho guanine nucleotide exchange factor 18 isoform X5 produces the protein MTIAQRGSLPSQLSTTSAGAVGKLGLTGGEMDEGDSGFMKFKTASEDVVSLAPSTTESVFVEDVQFASLRNELETDAREFAAQSWSLAVEQSYVKKQDRDVIKRQDVIYELMRTEMHHVRTLKIMLKVYSQAMREELQYSNSDIHRLFPCVDELLELHRAFLFQLKERRKEGLEEGSEHNYIIQNIGDVLVQQFSGKTGDKLKEKYGVFCGSHSDAVSYYKELMQQSKKFQNLIKKISNASIVRRLGIQECNLLVTQRIMKYPVLVERIIQNTEASTKEYEDLTKALSLIKDAITAVDTKVNEYEKGQRLREIVTKMELKSSGKFKNGLIFRKEDMLQRRILLDGMLYWKAASGRLKDILAVLLTDVLLLLQEKDQKYMFASMDSKPPVISLQKLIVREVANEERAMFLISASMKGPEMYEIHTNSKEDRNFWMTQIRRAVESCPDEEDSVLADPEEEKKQAEVRIAKLKEFQERLNMKDDLIVQSLNEKQQIYQKMADMNGFEDLAAGSRFRLINRVDSPENLQGESILKQAVIEVESLQNLILSQLGSASSRPEDSSGSGLLRRAETFGGYDSAMTGLSKTGSFKKKACGVEQWVPDQRGLLAHSEQLLQELPSAGEEGLCLVNNTRTEHHNSLQPLLRTESQLVQRIQTLLQLLHSLQAVTAQQDSYIELQKQFRLQSTRGNLLLEQERQRNFEKQREELANVQKLQSQLKTEQQRWERECDRQRRQMETDKNQLQEREEEARQLMDRLNQEREELEQQREAYQHDLERLRESQRAVEKERERLEQLRKLKQQHVVSGVFSPETGQALALSHSASFNGEGMEGTVLLTKSSGRASVSGMDYLERGELVRKDSAALEGGRPILALKNEVPIHLLSATNQIQKQAAVQQQIPTKLAILTKGSKEKGGKAVKVASHRIDSSVLGDVRPLPASKMVTKEESQSRNRHSISPVFLHSQNVAFLPELASAAESSHPEAPSTSVGPIKPNSTHALSPALDDANKEDVIFF, from the exons ATGACAATTGCCCAGAGGGGAAGTTTGCCGTCTCAGCTAAGCACCACCTCTGCTGGGGCTGTTGGTAAGCTTGG ACTCACTGGGGGAGAGATGGATGAAGGGGATTCTGGCTTCATGAAATTCAAAACAGCCTCTGAAGATGTTGTCTCCCTGGCACCATCAACCACGGAATCAGTTTTTGTGGAAG ATGTCCAGTTCGCCTCCTTGCGGAATGAACTGGAGACAGATGCTCGGGAGTTTGCGGCTCAGTCTTGGAGTCTGGCAGTAGAGCAGTCATATGTGAAGAAGCAGGACCGGgatgttattaaaaggcaagaTGTCATATATG AGTTGATGAGGACAGAGATGCACCACGTCAGGACACTGAAGATCATGTTGAAGGTCTACTCGCAGGCCATGCGAGAGGAGCTACAGTACAGCAATTCTGACATCCACCGTCTTTTCCCATGTGTGGATGAATTACTGGAGCTCCACAGAGCCTTCCTCTTCCAGCTGAAGGAGCGCCGGAAGGAGGGTCTAGAAGAAGGTAGTGAGCACAACTACATCATCCAGAACATTGGGGATGTCCTGGTGCAGCAG TTTTCAGGAAAAACAGGAGATAAATTGAAGGAGAAATACGGCGTTTTCTGTGGCAGCCACAGCGATGCTGTGAGCTACTATAAAGAGCTGATGCAGCAAAGCAAGAAGTTCCAAAACTTGATTAAG AAAATCAGCAATGCTTCCATTGTGAGACGGCTTGGTATCCAGGAGTGCAACCTTTTAGTCACCCAGCGCATCATGAAGTATCCTGTCCTGGTGGAGCGCATCATTCAGAACACAGAAG CCAGCACAAAGGAGTATGAAGACCTGACCAAGGCATTGTCACTCATCAAGGATGCCATCACAGCTGTTGACACCAAGGTGAATGAGTATGAGAAAGGGCAGCGCCTCCGGGAAATTGTGACCAAGATGGAACTCAAGTCCTCTGGGAAGTTTAAGAATGGCCTTATTTTCCGGAAGGAGGATATGCTTCAGCGGCGCATCCTACTGGATGGGATGCTGTACTGGAAAGCTGCTTCTGGGCGCCTGAAAG ATATTCTGGCGGTTCTGCTGACAGATGTGCTTTTGCTGCTGCAAGAGAAAGACCAGAAATACATGTTTGCATCTATG GATTCAAAGCCACCAGTGATTTCCTTGCAAAAGCTGATAGTCCGAGAAGTGGCCAACGAGGAGCGAGCCATGTTCTTAATCAGTGCTTCCATGAAAGGACCAGAGATGTATGAGATTCACACCAACTCCAAGGAGGACAGGAATTTCTGGATGACACAAATCCGCAGGGCAGTAGAGAG TTGTCCTGATGAAGAAGATAGTGTCCTTGCTGATCcagaagaggagaaaaagcagGCTGAAGTGAGAATTGCAAAGCTGAAGGAATTTCAAG AGCGTCTGAACATGAAAGATGATCTGATTGTGCAAAGTCTAAATGAGAAGCAGCAGATCTACCAGAAGATGGCAGATATGAATGGTTTTGAGGACCTGGCTGCTGGCTCCCGCTTCCGGTTAATCAACAGAGTGGATTCCCCGGAGAACCTGCAGGGAGAGTCCATCCTCAAGCAAGCAGTGATAGAAG TGGAGAGCCTTCAGAACCTGATCCTCTCCCAGCTGGGCAGTGCAAGCTCTCGTCCTGAAGATTCCAGTGGGTCTGGGCTGTTGAGGCGAGCTGAGACTTTTGGGGGATATGACAGCGCCATGACAGGTCTGTCCAAAA cTGGTAGCTTCAAGAAGAAAGCCTGTGGTGTAGAGCAGTGGGTGCCAGATCAGCGAGGCCTCCTGGCCCACTCAGAGCAGCTGCTCCAAGAGCTCCCTTCTGCTGGAGAGGAAGGGCTGTGCTTG GTCAATAACACAAGAACGGAGCATCATAACAGCTTGCAGCCACTGCTGAGGACTGAATCACAG CTTGTTCAAAGGATACAGACACTGTTGCAGTTGCTGCATAGTCTCCAG GCAGTGACAGCCCAGCAGGACAGCTACATTGAGTTGCAGAAGCAGTTCCGGCTGCAATCCACGCGAGGGAATTTGCTGCTGGAGCAGGAGAGACAGCGCAATTTCGAGAAGCAGCGGGAAGAACTGGCCAACGTGCAGAAATTGCAGAGCCAGCTGAAGACTGAGCAGCAGCGCTGGGAACGAGAGTGTGACCGCCAGCGGCGCCAGATGGAGACAGACAAGAACCAGTTACAGGAGCGAGAGGAGGAGGCACGGCAGCTGATGGACCGTCTGAACCAAGAACGGGAGGAGCTGGAACAGCAACGAGAGGCCTACCAGCATGACTTGGAGAGGCTGCGGGAATCCCAGCGAGCAGTGGAGAAGGAGCGTGAACGTCTGGAACAGTTGCGCAAGCTGAAGCAGCAGCATGTAGTCTCGGGTGTCTtctctcctgagacaggccaa gcactTGCCCTGAGCCACTCTGCCAGCTTTAATGGAGAAGGTATGGAAGGAACTGTGCTGCTTACAAAGTCATCTGGACGAGCCAGTGTCTCTGGGATGGACTACCTGGAGCGAGGAGAATTGGTCCGAAAGGATAGTGCTGCACTGGAGGGAGGCCGCCCCATTCTGGCTCTCAAGAACGAGGTGCCCATCCACTTGCTGAGTGCCACCAACCAGATCCAGAAACAGGCAGCTGTGCAGCAGCAAATCCCCACTAAGCTGGCCATTTTGACCAAGGGCAGCAAGGAGAAAGGTGGAAAGGCTGTCAAGGTGGCCTCCCACAGGATTGACAGTTCAG tATTGGGTGATGTGAGGCCGCTCCCAGCTTCCAAGATGGTTACCAAGGAAGAATCTCAGTCTCGAAACAGACATTCTATAAGCCCTGTCTTTCTGCATAGCCAGAATGTTGCCTTTCTGCCAG AACTGGCTAGTGCTGCTGAGAGCAGCCATCCTGAAGCACCATCTACCTCTGTTGGTCCCATAAAACCCAACAGCACTCATGCCCTTTCACCCGCCCTGGATGACGCTAACAAAGaagatgttatttttttctga
- the PEX11G gene encoding peroxisomal membrane protein 11C isoform X2 translates to MAVVPPFSDLVSVLETYRGRDRVMRTISYGCQLAGGILVTRRQPGEASLGQSLLAVSAQLSHCRTVLRLFDDLAMLSYSCQYGLGNKEEDGAVRWLSIFSNVADQLYYPCEHMAWAADAEIIHAHSNRWWTLSTTLWGFSLLLGTARSLRILLLLRRKQHTESRDFFQKAKAEMHMEALTIIRNLADLANAIHWLPSGVLWAGKFSPWFVGLMGSISSFIGIYLHYERGRCATV, encoded by the exons ATGGCGGTGGTGCCTCCCTTCAGTGACCTAGTCTCCGTGTTGGAAACCTACCGGGGCAGAGACCGAGTG ATGCGCACCATCTCTTATGGCTGCCAGCTGGCTGGAGGGATTTTGGTGACCAGAAGACAACCTGGGGAGGCATCGCTTGGCCAAAGCCTTCTGGCTGTCTCAGCACAACTGAGCCACTGCCGAACAGTTCTACGCCTTTTTGATGACCTAGCCATGCTTTCCTATAGCTGCCAGTATGGACTGGGGAACAAg GAGGAGGATGGGGCAGTGCGCTGGCTTTCCATCTTCAGCAATGTAGCTGACCAGCTTTATTACCCCTGTGAGCATATGGCCTGGGCTGCTGATGCTGAAATTATTCATGCCCACTCAAATAGGTGGTGGACACTCAGTACAACTCTATGGGGCTTTTCTCTGCTGCTGGGAACTGCACG ATCTCTCAGAATTTTATTACTCTTAAGAAGAAAGCAGCATACAGAATCCAG GGACTTCTTTCAGAAAGCAAAGGCTGAAATGCACATGGAAGCCTTGACCATCATCAGAAACCTGGCTGACCTGGCCAATGCCATCCATTGGTTGCCCTCAGGAGTTCTGTGGGCTGGAAAATTTTCTCCATGGTTTGTGGGCCTCATGGGAAGCATTTCTTCCTTCATTGGGATCTATCTACACTATGAAAGGGGCAGGTGTGCAACGGTTTGA
- the PEX11G gene encoding peroxisomal membrane protein 11C isoform X1: MAVVPPFSDLVSVLETYRGRDRVMRTISYGCQLAGGILVTRRQPGEASLGQSLLAVSAQLSHCRTVLRLFDDLAMLSYSCQYGLGNKEEDGAVRWLSIFSNVADQLYYPCEHMAWAADAEIIHAHSNRWWTLSTTLWGFSLLLGTARSLRILLLLRRKQHTESSRDFFQKAKAEMHMEALTIIRNLADLANAIHWLPSGVLWAGKFSPWFVGLMGSISSFIGIYLHYERGRCATV, from the exons ATGGCGGTGGTGCCTCCCTTCAGTGACCTAGTCTCCGTGTTGGAAACCTACCGGGGCAGAGACCGAGTG ATGCGCACCATCTCTTATGGCTGCCAGCTGGCTGGAGGGATTTTGGTGACCAGAAGACAACCTGGGGAGGCATCGCTTGGCCAAAGCCTTCTGGCTGTCTCAGCACAACTGAGCCACTGCCGAACAGTTCTACGCCTTTTTGATGACCTAGCCATGCTTTCCTATAGCTGCCAGTATGGACTGGGGAACAAg GAGGAGGATGGGGCAGTGCGCTGGCTTTCCATCTTCAGCAATGTAGCTGACCAGCTTTATTACCCCTGTGAGCATATGGCCTGGGCTGCTGATGCTGAAATTATTCATGCCCACTCAAATAGGTGGTGGACACTCAGTACAACTCTATGGGGCTTTTCTCTGCTGCTGGGAACTGCACG ATCTCTCAGAATTTTATTACTCTTAAGAAGAAAGCAGCATACAGAATCCAG CAGGGACTTCTTTCAGAAAGCAAAGGCTGAAATGCACATGGAAGCCTTGACCATCATCAGAAACCTGGCTGACCTGGCCAATGCCATCCATTGGTTGCCCTCAGGAGTTCTGTGGGCTGGAAAATTTTCTCCATGGTTTGTGGGCCTCATGGGAAGCATTTCTTCCTTCATTGGGATCTATCTACACTATGAAAGGGGCAGGTGTGCAACGGTTTGA
- the ARHGEF18 gene encoding rho guanine nucleotide exchange factor 18 isoform X4, with protein sequence MDEGDSGFMKFKTASEDVVSLAPSTTESVFVEDVQFASLRNELETDAREFAAQSWSLAVEQSYVKKQDRDVIKRQDVIYELMRTEMHHVRTLKIMLKVYSQAMREELQYSNSDIHRLFPCVDELLELHRAFLFQLKERRKEGLEEGSEHNYIIQNIGDVLVQQFSGKTGDKLKEKYGVFCGSHSDAVSYYKELMQQSKKFQNLIKKISNASIVRRLGIQECNLLVTQRIMKYPVLVERIIQNTEASTKEYEDLTKALSLIKDAITAVDTKVNEYEKGQRLREIVTKMELKSSGKFKNGLIFRKEDMLQRRILLDGMLYWKAASGRLKDILAVLLTDVLLLLQEKDQKYMFASMDSKPPVISLQKLIVREVANEERAMFLISASMKGPEMYEIHTNSKEDRNFWMTQIRRAVESCPDEEDSVLADPEEEKKQAEVRIAKLKEFQERLNMKDDLIVQSLNEKQQIYQKMADMNGFEDLAAGSRFRLINRVDSPENLQGESILKQAVIEVESLQNLILSQLGSASSRPEDSSGSGLLRRAETFGGYDSAMTGLSKTGSFKKKACGVEQWVPDQRGLLAHSEQLLQELPSAGEEGLCLVNNTRTEHHNSLQPLLRTESQLVQRIQTLLQLLHSLQAVTAQQDSYIELQKQFRLQSTRGNLLLEQERQRNFEKQREELANVQKLQSQLKTEQQRWERECDRQRRQMETDKNQLQEREEEARQLMDRLNQEREELEQQREAYQHDLERLRESQRAVEKERERLEQLRKLKQQHVVSGVFSPETGQALALSHSASFNGEGMEGTVLLTKSSGRASVSGMDYLERGELVRKDSAALEGGRPILALKNEVPIHLLSATNQIQKQAAVQQQIPTKLAILTKGSKEKGGKAVKVASHRIDSSVLGDVRPLPASKMVTKEESQSRNRHSISPVFLHSQNVAFLPELASAAESSHPEAPSTSVGPIKPNSTHALSPALDDANKEDVIFF encoded by the exons ATGGATGAAGGGGATTCTGGCTTCATGAAATTCAAAACAGCCTCTGAAGATGTTGTCTCCCTGGCACCATCAACCACGGAATCAGTTTTTGTGGAAG ATGTCCAGTTCGCCTCCTTGCGGAATGAACTGGAGACAGATGCTCGGGAGTTTGCGGCTCAGTCTTGGAGTCTGGCAGTAGAGCAGTCATATGTGAAGAAGCAGGACCGGgatgttattaaaaggcaagaTGTCATATATG AGTTGATGAGGACAGAGATGCACCACGTCAGGACACTGAAGATCATGTTGAAGGTCTACTCGCAGGCCATGCGAGAGGAGCTACAGTACAGCAATTCTGACATCCACCGTCTTTTCCCATGTGTGGATGAATTACTGGAGCTCCACAGAGCCTTCCTCTTCCAGCTGAAGGAGCGCCGGAAGGAGGGTCTAGAAGAAGGTAGTGAGCACAACTACATCATCCAGAACATTGGGGATGTCCTGGTGCAGCAG TTTTCAGGAAAAACAGGAGATAAATTGAAGGAGAAATACGGCGTTTTCTGTGGCAGCCACAGCGATGCTGTGAGCTACTATAAAGAGCTGATGCAGCAAAGCAAGAAGTTCCAAAACTTGATTAAG AAAATCAGCAATGCTTCCATTGTGAGACGGCTTGGTATCCAGGAGTGCAACCTTTTAGTCACCCAGCGCATCATGAAGTATCCTGTCCTGGTGGAGCGCATCATTCAGAACACAGAAG CCAGCACAAAGGAGTATGAAGACCTGACCAAGGCATTGTCACTCATCAAGGATGCCATCACAGCTGTTGACACCAAGGTGAATGAGTATGAGAAAGGGCAGCGCCTCCGGGAAATTGTGACCAAGATGGAACTCAAGTCCTCTGGGAAGTTTAAGAATGGCCTTATTTTCCGGAAGGAGGATATGCTTCAGCGGCGCATCCTACTGGATGGGATGCTGTACTGGAAAGCTGCTTCTGGGCGCCTGAAAG ATATTCTGGCGGTTCTGCTGACAGATGTGCTTTTGCTGCTGCAAGAGAAAGACCAGAAATACATGTTTGCATCTATG GATTCAAAGCCACCAGTGATTTCCTTGCAAAAGCTGATAGTCCGAGAAGTGGCCAACGAGGAGCGAGCCATGTTCTTAATCAGTGCTTCCATGAAAGGACCAGAGATGTATGAGATTCACACCAACTCCAAGGAGGACAGGAATTTCTGGATGACACAAATCCGCAGGGCAGTAGAGAG TTGTCCTGATGAAGAAGATAGTGTCCTTGCTGATCcagaagaggagaaaaagcagGCTGAAGTGAGAATTGCAAAGCTGAAGGAATTTCAAG AGCGTCTGAACATGAAAGATGATCTGATTGTGCAAAGTCTAAATGAGAAGCAGCAGATCTACCAGAAGATGGCAGATATGAATGGTTTTGAGGACCTGGCTGCTGGCTCCCGCTTCCGGTTAATCAACAGAGTGGATTCCCCGGAGAACCTGCAGGGAGAGTCCATCCTCAAGCAAGCAGTGATAGAAG TGGAGAGCCTTCAGAACCTGATCCTCTCCCAGCTGGGCAGTGCAAGCTCTCGTCCTGAAGATTCCAGTGGGTCTGGGCTGTTGAGGCGAGCTGAGACTTTTGGGGGATATGACAGCGCCATGACAGGTCTGTCCAAAA cTGGTAGCTTCAAGAAGAAAGCCTGTGGTGTAGAGCAGTGGGTGCCAGATCAGCGAGGCCTCCTGGCCCACTCAGAGCAGCTGCTCCAAGAGCTCCCTTCTGCTGGAGAGGAAGGGCTGTGCTTG GTCAATAACACAAGAACGGAGCATCATAACAGCTTGCAGCCACTGCTGAGGACTGAATCACAG CTTGTTCAAAGGATACAGACACTGTTGCAGTTGCTGCATAGTCTCCAG GCAGTGACAGCCCAGCAGGACAGCTACATTGAGTTGCAGAAGCAGTTCCGGCTGCAATCCACGCGAGGGAATTTGCTGCTGGAGCAGGAGAGACAGCGCAATTTCGAGAAGCAGCGGGAAGAACTGGCCAACGTGCAGAAATTGCAGAGCCAGCTGAAGACTGAGCAGCAGCGCTGGGAACGAGAGTGTGACCGCCAGCGGCGCCAGATGGAGACAGACAAGAACCAGTTACAGGAGCGAGAGGAGGAGGCACGGCAGCTGATGGACCGTCTGAACCAAGAACGGGAGGAGCTGGAACAGCAACGAGAGGCCTACCAGCATGACTTGGAGAGGCTGCGGGAATCCCAGCGAGCAGTGGAGAAGGAGCGTGAACGTCTGGAACAGTTGCGCAAGCTGAAGCAGCAGCATGTAGTCTCGGGTGTCTtctctcctgagacaggccaa gcactTGCCCTGAGCCACTCTGCCAGCTTTAATGGAGAAGGTATGGAAGGAACTGTGCTGCTTACAAAGTCATCTGGACGAGCCAGTGTCTCTGGGATGGACTACCTGGAGCGAGGAGAATTGGTCCGAAAGGATAGTGCTGCACTGGAGGGAGGCCGCCCCATTCTGGCTCTCAAGAACGAGGTGCCCATCCACTTGCTGAGTGCCACCAACCAGATCCAGAAACAGGCAGCTGTGCAGCAGCAAATCCCCACTAAGCTGGCCATTTTGACCAAGGGCAGCAAGGAGAAAGGTGGAAAGGCTGTCAAGGTGGCCTCCCACAGGATTGACAGTTCAG tATTGGGTGATGTGAGGCCGCTCCCAGCTTCCAAGATGGTTACCAAGGAAGAATCTCAGTCTCGAAACAGACATTCTATAAGCCCTGTCTTTCTGCATAGCCAGAATGTTGCCTTTCTGCCAG AACTGGCTAGTGCTGCTGAGAGCAGCCATCCTGAAGCACCATCTACCTCTGTTGGTCCCATAAAACCCAACAGCACTCATGCCCTTTCACCCGCCCTGGATGACGCTAACAAAGaagatgttatttttttctga